ACGTGGCGATCGAGACGCACCGCGCGACGAAAAAGGGCGGCCTTCTCAAGTCGCTCAAGGCCGCGTTCCTGGGCGGCGAGTCTTTCTGGATGAACACCTTCACCGCCCGCGGGGGCCCGGGAGAGGTCGCGCTCGCGCCCACGCTGCCGGGAGACGTGCGGCTTATCCAGTGCGCGGGAACGGTTTTCGTGCAGTCGAGCTCGTACCTCGGGGGATCACCCTCGCTGGAAATAGACACGAAGTTCCAGGGACTCAAGGGTTTTTTCAGCGGTGAATCGCTCTTCTTCCTTAAAGTGACTGGGAACGGCCCGCTTCTCATTTCCAGCTACGGCGGGATCGAG
Above is a window of Spirochaetota bacterium DNA encoding:
- a CDS encoding TIGR00266 family protein, with the translated sequence MNIDIKYNPSYAMALVKLADGEQVQAEGGAMMSMSPNVAIETHRATKKGGLLKSLKAAFLGGESFWMNTFTARGGPGEVALAPTLPGDVRLIQCAGTVFVQSSSYLGGSPSLEIDTKFQGLKGFFSGESLFFLKVTGNGPLLISSYGGIEELPVQGEILVDTGHIVGFQEGLSYEIRKLGGWKSFFLGGEGLVAHFKGSGKLWVQSRNIPAFTKWLAEKLPPKKQ